The following proteins come from a genomic window of Mariniflexile sp. TRM1-10:
- a CDS encoding GNAT family N-acetyltransferase — MEIVIADISHSKYAEIICETIAESAAVRGTGIARRTPEYITKKMVNGNAVIALDGDTFAGFCYIELWGHGKFVANSGLIVHPDYRGAGLAKKIKHKVFKHSRTKFPDAKVFSITTGLAVMKMNTDLGYKPVPFSELTDDPTFWDGCQTCKNYDVLTRTNRKMCLCTGMLYDPKDKDKSEPKKIKEKVFNRLKHIKETMFLKKDKK, encoded by the coding sequence ATGGAAATTGTAATTGCCGATATATCACATTCTAAATACGCAGAAATTATTTGCGAAACTATTGCAGAATCTGCCGCTGTTAGAGGCACGGGTATTGCCAGAAGAACACCCGAATATATAACAAAGAAAATGGTAAACGGAAATGCCGTTATTGCTTTAGATGGCGATACGTTTGCAGGCTTTTGTTATATTGAACTTTGGGGTCATGGTAAGTTTGTAGCCAATTCAGGTTTAATTGTTCATCCCGATTATAGAGGTGCTGGTTTAGCAAAAAAAATTAAGCATAAAGTATTTAAGCATTCAAGAACCAAGTTTCCCGATGCAAAAGTGTTTAGTATTACGACCGGTTTAGCTGTAATGAAAATGAATACGGATTTAGGGTATAAGCCCGTACCGTTTTCAGAACTAACCGACGATCCAACCTTTTGGGATGGCTGCCAAACCTGTAAAAACTATGATGTTTTAACACGTACCAACCGAAAAATGTGTTTGTGTACAGGGATGTTGTACGACCCAAAGGATAAAGATAAAAGTGAACCTAAAAAAATAAAAGAAAAGGTTTTTAATAGATTAAAACATATTAAAGAAACCATGTTTTTAAAAAAAGATAAAAAGTAA